From Candidatus Doudnabacteria bacterium, a single genomic window includes:
- a CDS encoding HAMP domain-containing sensor histidine kinase: MPESKKPRKKHHKDIQSDFINLTSHQLRTPLSGSKWLLELLQKPGTGSLNKKQRDFLEKINIENERMIALVNDLLEVTRIEAGQTKLYLQPTDLTTVIRGLIKEKGKEVKKKRLQIVFTMQQKPFPLVRTEMNKIRHAMSNLLSNAIAYTHEGGKITIDLQVQDGMLLGTISDTGVGIPKDMQDEIFTKFFRGANVTSLETTGTGLGLYISRAFIEASGGKLWFKSNEGQGTTFYFTLPIVR; encoded by the coding sequence ATGCCAGAATCAAAAAAACCCCGAAAAAAACATCACAAGGATATCCAGTCAGATTTTATTAATCTGACCTCGCACCAGCTGCGCACTCCGCTTTCCGGAAGCAAGTGGCTTTTGGAGCTTTTGCAGAAACCGGGCACCGGGAGCCTGAATAAAAAGCAGAGGGATTTTTTGGAAAAGATCAATATCGAAAATGAACGCATGATCGCTTTGGTCAATGACCTGCTGGAAGTCACTCGCATTGAGGCCGGACAAACCAAGCTTTACCTGCAGCCCACGGACTTGACCACGGTCATCCGAGGATTGATCAAAGAAAAAGGAAAAGAAGTCAAGAAAAAAAGGCTGCAGATCGTTTTTACCATGCAGCAAAAGCCTTTCCCTCTAGTGCGCACCGAAATGAATAAGATCAGGCATGCCATGTCGAATCTGCTTTCCAATGCCATTGCATATACGCATGAAGGCGGAAAGATCACAATCGACCTGCAGGTACAAGACGGCATGTTGCTGGGAACGATAAGCGATACCGGAGTTGGTATTCCCAAAGATATGCAGGACGAAATATTTACCAAGTTTTTTCGTGGCGCGAACGTCACCAGCCTGGAAACAACCGGTACGGGTTTGGGGTTGTATATTTCCCGGGCTTTTATTGAAGCCTCCGGAGGCAAACTCTGGTTTAAATCAAATGAGGGCCAGGGCACCACGTTTTATTTCACGTTGCCGATAGTAAGATAG
- a CDS encoding response regulator — protein sequence MSEKKTKILIVEDEEILLTALSEELTQEGFAVAGAKDGVEGVEKAVSEKPDLILLDLVMPRLDGIGALKKMKENPVIKEIPVVILTNLSDYDKVSDALSLGAMDYLVKANYRLDELVNKIKTVLERKQSGVLTAPVQPPPAPPPTA from the coding sequence ATGAGCGAAAAAAAGACCAAGATCTTAATTGTTGAGGACGAGGAAATTCTGCTGACTGCGCTTTCTGAGGAATTGACTCAGGAGGGATTTGCGGTTGCGGGAGCCAAAGACGGGGTGGAAGGTGTGGAAAAGGCCGTATCCGAAAAGCCTGATTTGATCCTTTTGGATCTGGTCATGCCGCGTCTGGACGGGATCGGAGCATTAAAAAAAATGAAAGAGAACCCGGTAATCAAGGAAATTCCTGTGGTGATCCTGACCAATTTGTCGGATTACGACAAGGTTTCAGATGCCCTGTCTTTAGGCGCCATGGATTATTTGGTAAAGGCCAATTACCGTTTGGATGAATTGGTGAACAAAATTAAAACAGTGCTTGAGCGAAAGCAATCCGGTGTGCTTACAGCGCCGGTTCAGCCGCCCCCGGCTCCGCCGCCAACCGCCTAA
- the rpmG gene encoding 50S ribosomal protein L33, with product MSQDNLISMECSICHRVNYHSRKNKKLTPSRLALEKFCRWCHKHTEHKETK from the coding sequence ATGTCACAAGATAACCTGATCAGTATGGAATGCTCAATTTGCCACCGTGTAAATTATCATTCCAGAAAAAATAAAAAGCTCACTCCCAGCCGTTTGGCTTTGGAGAAATTTTGCCGGTGGTGCCATAAGCATACCGAGCATAAAGAGACAAAATAA